One Micropterus dolomieu isolate WLL.071019.BEF.003 ecotype Adirondacks linkage group LG23, ASM2129224v1, whole genome shotgun sequence DNA window includes the following coding sequences:
- the taf1 gene encoding transcription initiation factor TFIID subunit 1 isoform X6: MSDSDSDEDQDRPFSLTGFLFGNINEDGQLEDDSVLDNESKKHLAGLGNLGLGSLITEITANSEDDQDENRDSGNVDAEGWVKSTEDAVDYSDISEVAEDETKKYRQAMGSLQPSRKTDDEDDYDADCEDIDSKLMPPPPPPSLPTSAKKEEPSSQSPNVGEDGDGIILPSIIAPSSTADKVDFSSSSDSESETDRPCQGLGAGGPPDSLNLPLAGIMQKDAAKALPGVTELFPEFRPGKVLRFLRLFGPGKNMPSVWRSARRKKKRKHRDPLPGTPPPEGEPIEQSQEKKSGWIYEYALAPPPEQCLSDDEITMMAPVESKFSQTCGDGDKEAESRPKVAEWRYGPAQLWYDMLGVSEDGSNFNYGFKLKEEQSSEPQKQHTPKERTETVHEFLKRDDNDDDDDDEDEDKDRQALENELFLMVTQLQWEDDIIWNGEEVKHKGTKTQRASLAGWLPSSMTRNANAYNAQQGLTRSNSLLVPPTPPPMPKASSISGSKREKNNHDNQTFHEEDSPWFSIFPIDNEELVYGRWEDNIIWDDQEMDHMLMPPVLTLDPNDENIILEMPNEKEEMTSHSPSKENKKETAIKKSRILLGKTGVIKDEPQQNMSQPEVKDPWNLSNDEFYYPKQQGLRGTFGGNIIQHSIPALELRQPFFPTHMGPMKLRQFHRPTLKKYSFGALAQPGPHPVQPLLKHIKKKAKMREQERQASGGGDMFFMRTPQDLTGKDGDLILAEYSEEYPPLIMQVGMATKIKNYYKRKPGKDPGAPDCKYGETVYCHTSPFLGSLHPGQLLQAFENNLFRAPIYVHKMPETDFLVLRTRHGYYIRELVDIIVVGQECPLYEVPGPNSKRANTHIRDFLQVFIYRLFWKSKDRPRRIRMEDIKKAFPSHSESSIRKRLKLCADFKRTGMDSNWWVLKPDFRLPTEEEIRAMVSPEQCCAYYSMLVAEQRLKDAGYGEKSFFAPDEENEEDFQMKIDDEVRTAPWNTTRAFISAMKGKCLLEVTGVADPTGCGEGFSYVKVPNKPTQQKDDKEPQPAKKTVTGTDADLRRLSLKNAKQLLRKFGVPEEEIKKLSRWEVIDVVRTMSTEQARSGEGPMSKFARGSRFSVAEHQERYKEECQRIFDLQNKVLESTEVLSTDTDSSSAEDSDFEEMGKNIENMLQNKKTSSQLSREREEQERKELQRMLMGEESDRDNKGRKERRKGLSSSLSTSSHKDDDTSSVTSLNSSATGRRLKIYRTFKDEDGKEYVRCETVRKAAVIDAYTRIRQTKDEEFIRKFAVFDEQHREEMRKERRRIQEQLRRLKRNQEKDKIKGPPEKKAKKVKERPDLKLKCGACGAIGHMRTNKFCPLYYQTNAPPSNPVAMTEEQEEELEKTVIHNDNEELIKVEGTKIVLGKQLIESADEVRRKSLVLKFPKQQLPPKKKRRVGSAVHCDYLNKPHKAIHRRRTDPMVTLSSVLESIINDMRDHPNTYPFHTPVNAKVVKDYYKIITRPMDLQTLRENVRKRMYPSREEFREAVEVIVKNSATYNGAKHPITQVAQSMLDLCDAKLKEKEDRLVRLEKAINPLLDDDDQVAFSFILDNIVTQKMMVVPDSWPFHHPVNKKFVPDYYKVIINPMDLESIRKNISKHKYQNRDAFLSDVSLIHANSITYNGQDSPYTKTALDIINVCKQTLAEYDEHLTQLEKDISTAKEAALDAADLECLDPMTPGPYTPQPADLFDSGASGSLPRETSSLFSEGPLVVAPEKRGGQGRHSRRPGEEESDVDIEGFEEEDDGKPKTPAPAEDADGDLEDEDDDEEMLLPPRRRLHNPEEEEEEEEDGRSHRPAQASVLYQDLLMSDGEDDASEEEGDNPFSSIQLSESGSDSDREIDVRPAPPRRAQETARMGMEQEESMMSYEGDMPDEPHMEDSNVSYGSYEESRSQMQPSSMGNGEDYGISEEEEEDEEDEARRRGPAVLSQVQLSEDEESEEFRSIGGDSDMDSDN, encoded by the exons ATGTCGGACTCTGACAGTGATGAAGACCAAGATCGTCCTTTCTCTCTAACTGGCTTCCTTTTTGGAAACATCAATGAAGATGGACAGCTAGAGGATGACAGTGTTCTGGACAAT GAGTCCAAAAAGCATTTGGCTGGTTTGGGTAATCTGGGTCTAGGCTCACTCATTACAGAGATCACTGCAAATTCAGAAGATgatcaagatgaaaacagagACTCTGGAAATGTGGATGCTGAAG GTTGGGTGAAAAGCACTGAAGATGCAGTTGATTATTCTGACATCAGTGAGGTTGCTGAGGATGAGACAAAGAAGTACCGTCAGGCCATGGGGTCTTTGCAGCCCAGCAGGAAAACAG ATGATGAGGATGATTATGATGCCGACTGTGAGGATATTGATTCTAAGCTCATGCCTCCTCCGCCCCCACCAAGTCTTCCTACGTCTGCTAAGAAAGAGGAACCCTCCTCCCAGAGCCCAAATG TTGGGGAAGATGGTGACGGCATCATCCTGCCCTCCATCATCGCACCATCCTCTACGGCTGATAAGGTTGACTTCAGCAGTTCCTCAGACTCTGAGTCAGAAACTGACCGTCCCTGTCAGGGCTTGGGGGCTGGGGGCCCCCCAGATAGTCTCAACCTCCCTCTTGCTGGCATCATGCAGAAGGATGCTGCCAAAGCTCTGCCAGGTGTCACAGAGCTTTTTCCAGAGTTTAGGCCTGGAAAG GTGCTTAGGTTCTTACGCCTGTTTGGTCCTGGAAAGAATATGCCATCAGTTTGGAGGAGTGCCCGCAGGAAGAAGAAGCGGAAGCACCGAGACCCTCTACCTGGAACACCTCCACCAGAAGGAGAGCCCATAGAGCAGAGCCAGGAGAAGAAGTCTGGATGGATTTACGAGTACGCACTCGCTCCACCCCCAGAGCAGTGTCTCTCTGATGATGAG ATAACCATGATGGCTCCAGTAGAATCTAAGTTCTCACAAACTTGTGGTGATGGGGACAAGGAGGCAGAGTCTCGACCTAAAGTAGCAGAATGGAGATATGGTCCAGCCCAGCTCTGGTACGACATGCTAGGCGTCTCTGAGGACGGAAGCAACTTTAACTACGGGttcaagctaaaagaagagCAGTCCAGTGAGCCTCAGAAGCAGCACACGCCTAAAGAAAGAACAGAGACTGTACATGAG TTTCTGAAGCGGGACGAtaatgacgatgatgatgatgatgaagatgaagataaGGACAGACAAGCCCTCGAGAATGAGCTCTTCCTGATGGTCACTCAGCTGCAATGGGAGGACGATATTATCTGGAATGGGGAGGAAGTAAAACACAAGGGCACCAAGACTCAGCGAGCCAGTCTGGCGGGATGGCTGCCTTCTAGCATGACCCGCAATGCCAATGCTTATAACGCACAGCAGG GTCTGACAAGAAGTAATTCCCTGTTGGTGCCACCTACGCCTCCACCCATGCCCAAAGCTTCTTCAATCTCTGGCTCTAAGcgggaaaaaaacaaccatgACAATCAGA CCTTTCACGAAGAAGACTCTCCCTGGTTCTCCATTTTCCCCATTGACAACGAGGAGTTGGTGTATGGACGCTGGGAAGATAACATTATCTGGGATGACCAGGAGATGGATCACATGCTCATGCCACCTGTTCTCACACTGGATCCCAATGATGAAAATATCATCCTAG AAATGCCTAATGAAAAGGAGGAGATGACATCCCACTCCCCATCAAAAGAGAATAAGAAGGAAACGGCAATCAAAAAGAGCCGCATCCTGCTGGGGAAGACTGGGGTGATAAAAGATGAGCCACAGCAG AACATGTCCCAGCCTGAAGTGAAGGACCCCTGGAACCTCTCCAATGATGAGTTCTACTATCCCAAACAGCAGGGCCTGAGGGGGACCTTCGGTGGCAACATCATTCAG CACTCCATCCCAGCACTGGAGCTGAGGCAGCCCTTCTTCCCTACTCACATGGGGCCTATGAAGCTGCGCCAGTTTCATCGACCGACGCTGAAGAAGTACTCATTTGGAGCTTTGGCTCAGCCAGGTCCTCATCCCGTCCAGCCACTGCTCAAACACATTAAGAAGAAAGCCAAG ATGAGAGAGCAGGAGCGGCAGGCATCAGGCGGAGGAGACATGTTCTTCATGCGAACCCCACAGGACTTGACAGGCAAAGATGGAGACCTGATCCTGGCAGAGTACAGTGAAGAATACCCCCCTCTCATCATGCAAGTCGGCATGGCCACTAAGATCAAAAACTACTACAAAAGG AAACCTGGAAAGGATCCTGGAGCACCCGACTGTAAATATGGAGAGACTGTGTACTGCCACACATCCCCTTTCCTGGGTTCTCTGCATCCCGGACAGCTGCTCCAG gCATTTGAAAACAACCTTTTCCGTGCTCCGATCTACGTGCACAAGATGCCAGAGACTGATTTCTTAGTTCTACGAACGCGACACGGCTACTACATTAGAGAACTTGTGGACATTATTGTAGTCGGTCAGGAGTGCCCCTTGTATGAGGTTCCAGGGCCCAACTCCAAAAGAGCCAATACTCACATCCGAGACTTCCTACAG GTGTTTATTTACCGCTTGTTCTGGAAAAGCAAGGATCGGCCCCGGAGAATTCGCATGGAGGATATAAAGAAAGCTTTTCCCTCACACTCAGAAAGCAGCATCAGGAAACGACTAAAACTCTGTGCTGACTTCAAACGTACAG GGATGGACTCTAACTGGTGGGTGCTAAAGCCTGACTTCAGATTGCCTACAGAGGAGGAGATCAGGGCCATGGTGTCTCCAGAGCAGTGTTGTGCTTACTATAGCATGCTGGTGGCAGAGCAGAGACTCAAG GATGCTGGATATGGTGAGAAATCCTTCTTTGCTCCAGACGAGGAGAATGAAGAGGACTTTCAAATGAAGATTGATGATGAG GTGCGGACAGCTCCTTGGAACACAACAAGAGCCTTCATTTCTGCCATGAAGGGGAAATGTTTGTTGGAGGTTACAGGTGTGGCTGATCCAACAGGCTGTGGAGAGGGTTTCTCCTACGTCAAAGTTCCCAACAAGCCCACTCAACAGAAG GATGACAAAGAGCCACAACCTGCTAAGAAGACAGTGACAGGGACAGACGCTGACCTGAGGAGACTCTCGCTGAAGAATGCGAAGCAGCTGCTGCGCAAGTTTGGTGTTCCAGAGGAAGAG ATCAAGAAGCTCTCGCGCTGGGAGGTGATTGACGTGGTGAGAACCATGTCCACAGAGCAGGCACGTTCAGGCGAGGGACCCATGAGCAAGTTTGCGAGAGGCTCTCGTTTCTCAGTTGCTGAACATCAGGAGCGTTACAAGGAAGAGTGCCAAAGGATCTTTGACCTACAGAACAA AGTGTTAGAGTCGACAGAGGTGCTCTCCACGGACACAGACAGCAGCTCAGCAGAGGACAGTGACTTTGAGGAGATGGGGAAGAACATCGAGAACATGCTGCAGAACAAGAAGACCAGCTCCCAGCTTTCCCGTGAGAgggaggagcaggagaggaaagagCTGCAGAGAATGCTGATGGGCGAGGAGAGCGATCGTGACAACAAGGGACGCAAGGAGCGGCGCAAAggcctgt CCAGCTCCTTATCGACCAGCTCCCACAAGGACGATGACACGTCCTCTGTCACCAGCCTAAACTCCTCAGCCACAGGACGGCGACTCAAGATCTATCGCACCTTCAAGGATGAGGATGGAAAGGAATATGTCCGCTGTGAGACAGTTCGCAAGGCTGCAGTCATCGACGCCTACACCAGGATCAGACAAACCAAGGATGAAGAATTCAT ACGAAAGTTTGCCGTTTTCGATGAGCAGCACCGAGAAGAGATGAGGAAGGAGCGCCGGCGTATTCAGGAGCAGCTAAGGAGGCTGAAGAGAAACCAAGAGAAAGACAAGATCAAGGGACCTCCAGAGAAGAAGGCCAAGAAGGTCAAAGAGAGACCAGACCTCAAG CTAAAGTGCGGTGCATGTGGAGCCATCGGACACATGAGGACAAACAAGTTCTGCCCGCTGTACTACCAGACCAACGCTCCACCTTCTAACCCAGTGGCCATgacagaggagcaggaggaggagctggaaaagACCGTCATCCACAATGACAACGAGGAACTGATCAAAGTGGAGGGTACCAAGATTGTGCTGGGCAAACAGCTCATTGAGAG TGCTGATGAGGTGCGCAGAAAGTCTTTAGTGCTCAAGTTCCCTAAGCAACAGCTCCCACCAAAGAAGAAGAGACGTGTGGGCAGCGCTGTGCACTGTGACTACCTCAAT AAGCCACACAAGGCCATCCACCGCAGACGCACTGACCCCATGGTGACTTTGTCTTCTGTGCTAGAGAGCATCATCAATGACATGCGGGATCACCCCAAC ACGTATCCATTCCACACACCAGTCAATGCCAAGGTTGTGAAGGACTACTATAAGATCATCACACGGCCCATGGACCTGCAGACGCTGCGGGAGAATGTACGCAAGCGAATGTATCCCTCAAGGGAGGAGTTCCGTGAAGCAGTTGAAGTTATCGTCAAAAACAGTGCCACCTACAATG GGGCAAAACATCCAATAACACAGGTAGCACAATCCATGCTGGACCTATGCGATGCTAAACTGAAAGAG AAGGAGGACAGGCTGGTCAGGCTGGAGAAAGCCATCAATCCGTTGCTGGATGATGATGATCAGGTGGCCTTCTCCTTCATCCTGGACAACATTGTTACCCAGAAAATGATGGTGGTTCCCGAT TCATGGCCGTTTCACCATCCTGTCAACAAAAAGTTTGTGCCTGATTATTATAAAGTGATCATAAACCCCATGGATCTGGAGAGCATCCGTAAG AACATCTCCAAACACAAATACCAAAACCGTGATGCGTTCCTCTCAGATGTCAGTCTCATCCACGCCAACAGTATCACGTACAATG GGCAAGATAGTCCATACACCAAGACAGCCCTGGACATTATCAATGTGTGCAAGCAAACCTTGGCAGAG TATGATGAACACTTGACCCAGTTGGAGAAGGACATCTCTACTGCTAAAGAGGCAGCTCTGGATGCAGCGGACTTGGAGTGTCTGGACCCAATGACGCCAGGGCCATACACACCGCAG CCTGCTGATCTGTTTGACAGCGGGGCTTCAGGGAGTCTTCCCAGAGAGACCAGCAGCCTTTTCTCTGAGGGACCTCTAGTGGTTGCTCCAGAGAAGAGAGGGGGGCAG GGTCGCCACAGTAGAAGACCCGGAGAGGAAGAGTCAGATGTGGACATTGAAGGCTTTGAGGAGGAAGATGATGGCAAACCCAAGACCCCTGCTCCT GCAGAGGACGCAGACGGAGATCTAGAGGACGAAGATGATGACGAGGAGATGCTGCTGCCACCTCGCAGACGGTTGCACAACccggaggaagaggaggaggaagaagaggacgGAAGGTCTCACCGACCAGCCCAAGCCAGTGTGCTGTACCAGGACCTGCTCATGTCTGACGGAGAGGATGATGCCAGCGAAGAGGAGGGCGACAACCCTTTCTCCT CCATACAGCTGTCGGAGAGTGGAAGCGACTCTGACAGAGAGATAGATGTGCGACCAGCACCTCCACGGAGAGCTCAAGAGACGGCGCGCATGGGcatggagcaggaggagagcaTGATGTCATATGAAGGGGACATGCCTGATGAGCCTCACATGGAAGACAGCAATGTCAG TTACGGCAGCTATGAGGAGAGCCGAAGTCAGATGCAGCCCTCTAGCATGGGAAACGGAGAAGACTACGGCATcagcgaggaggaggaagaagatgaggaagatgaAGCACGGAGGAGAGGCCCAGCCGTGCTCTCCCAGGTCCAGCTTAGTGAAGACGAGGAGAGCGAAGAGTTCAGATCCATAGGAGGAGACAGCGACATGGACTCTGACAACTAG